Genomic DNA from Jonesia denitrificans DSM 20603:
GGTGATGGCAGTGTGTGATGGGATAGGACTATGACCACGGTGCTCCTTACTTCCACGTCAGGTCCGCTCAGTGACGATGCGGCGCGGAGCGTGCGCGAGTTGGTTGCTCTGGAAACTGAACGGTTGGGTGTGCCACCGTTGTCAGAGCAACCGCTATTGAATTTACGGGATCCTCGGGCTCGGGTTGTGCACATTATGGACACCCAGGGGGGCGATGTGACGGGGTACGCGCAGCTTGATGTGTCGCGTGAGGGTGGGTCGTTGGAGTTGACCGCTCGATGCGCGGACCGCACCCAGTGTGTGGGCGCGTTACTCAATGAGGCGGAGTTGATTGCCCAGGATCATGATGTGGTAGTCAGGCCGTGGGTTCATGGTGATGATCCTGATGTGACCCGGGTGCTGGCTCAGCGTGGTTATGTTCCAGCGCGCACGTTGTTGGTGCTGTCTCGTGACTTGTCGTTGGCGGACACCCAAGCCCTGGCCACACCGGTTGTTCCGGAGGGGTTTGTTTGTCGGAGGTTTGATCCTATCTCGGATGCAGACTCGCTTCTGGCAGCGAACTCCGATGCATTTTCGTGGCACCCTGAGCAGGGGCGCCTCACCCACCATGACTTGTCGATGCGCATGAAGGAACCGTGGTTCACTCCTGACCACCTTCATGTGGTGACCCCGGTTTCCGAGAGTGCTCGGATCGTTGGTTTTGTGTGGTTGAAAGCAGAACCTCACTCACGCAGCATCGAACTGTATGTGTTGGGGGTTACTGAGGCTGCCCAGGGTCAGGGGGTGGGGCGTTTCCTCACGGAGTTAGCAACGGTGACTGCCCTCAATCAGGGTTACCCACGTCTTCACCTTTATGTGGAAGCGGACAACACCCGTGCCTTAGCGCTGTACACCCAGCACGGGTTCGCTCCGATGGAACGGCACGTGAACTTTACGCAACCCACCGGTGAACTTGGGCACGAACCACCTAGTTAATGGCACCATGGTGTCATGACTGAACGCGATGACCGTGGGCCACAACTCGACACCGAACTGCCTGGCATTGAGGATCTCGAAACCGATCTTGACGCGGCCATTGCAGAGCACATCGCTGAGGAGCCTGAGGCGAACCTCCCACCAGCCGAACCTGCACCGTTGCCTGAGGGCCGGTTTGTCGACCGTGAGTTGTCGTGGCTTGCCTTTAACCAACGTGTTCTCGAACTCGCAGAAGATCCGGGGGTCCCACTCTTGGAGCGGGTGCGATTCGCCGCGATTTTCGCGTCAAACCTTGACGAATATTTCATGGTGCGGGTTGCTGGGTTAAAACGACGCATCGCCACGGGTCTTGCCGTCACCTCTGCTTCTGGCCTCACCCCCAGGCAAACCCTTGATGCGATTTCTACTCGCGCCACTAAACTGATGCAACGACACGCCAACGTGTTCCACAATGATTTACAACCGGCGCTGGCGGATGAAGGGATCACTCTGGTCACGTGGGATGACCTGTCCTCGCAGGAACAAGATCGGTTGCATAAGTTCTTCCGGAAACAGATCTTCCCGGTCCTTACTCCCCTTGCCGTGGACCCGGCCCACCCGTTCCCCTACATTTCTGGGTTGTCGCTCAACCTGGCGGTGTTGCTGCGAAACCCCACCACCGATAAGGAACACTTCGCGCGGGTGAAAGTTCCGCCGCTGTTGCCACGCTTCATTGCTGTGGATGCCAAGGGGCGTCCGTCCGCACCGGACACTCACACGGTGGATCCCACCTCGTTTGTTCCGCTTGAGGACATCATTGCCCACCACCTGCATTACTTGTTCCCTGGCATGGAGGTGGTGGAGTATCACACGTTCCGCGTGACCCGTAACGAGGACGTTGAAGTCGAAGAAGACGACGCCGAAAACCTGTTGAAGGCCATGGAGAAGGAACTCCTGCGCCGCAGGTTTGGTCCTCCAGTGCGCCTTGAGGTTGCGAAGGGAATCACCGGCCGTATCCGTGATCTTTTGGTACGTGAGCTACGCATCACCCACGACGAGGTGTACACGTTGCAGGCGCCACTTGATCTGACTGGGTTGAATCTCATTGCTGACCTCGACCGGGCTGACCTTCATTACCCCGCGTTTGTGCCTACAACCTCCCGGCAACTCGCAGACGTGGAGTCTGCGACACCCTCCGATATTTTTGGGGCAATCCGCCGCAGTGACGTGCTCTTGCACCACCCGTACGACTCGTTTTCCACGTCAGTGCAAACCTTCCTGGAACAAGCAGCTGCGGACCCTCATGTTCTTGCGATCAAGCAAACCCTGTACCGCACCTCTGGGGACTCCCCTATTGTTGATGCGCTCATTGACGCCGCAGAAGCGGGAAAACAAGTGTTGGCGCTCGTGGAAATTAAGGCGCGCTTTGATGAACAAAACAATATTTCCTGGGCCCGCAAACTTGAGCGTGCTGGGGTCCATGTGGTCTACGGGATTGTCGGCCTCAAAACACACTGCAAACTCTCTCTTGTGGTTCGCCAAGAAGCAGATGGGCTTCGCCGTTACTGCCATGTCGGCACAGGGAACTACAACCCCAAGACTGCCCGCCTGTACACCGACCTGGGGCTCCTCACCTGTGACCCTGACGTGGGTCAGGACTTGACCCGGTTGTTTAACCAACTGTCTGGCTACGCCCCACAGTCCAAGTTCCACCGCCTCCTGGTAGCCCCCCGTACGGTGCGCACTGGGCTGATTGCGCGCATCGACCGGGAAACACAGGCAGCACAGCAGGGTTTGCCAGCCTGGATCAAAATCAAGGTCAACTCCATTGTTGATGAACAGACCATTGACGCGTTGTACCGTGCCTCCCAGGCAGGGGTGAGCGTGGACTTGGTGGTGCGCGGTATTTGCGCATTGCGGCCGGGAGTACCTGGACTCTCAGAGAATATTCGGGTTCGCTCTATTTTGGGACGCTTCCTCGAGCATGCCCGCATCTATGCGTTTGCGAATTCCCTTGGCGCGGACCCAAACACCCCTGTCCTCCCTGGATCAGCGGGAATCCCCGGGCTACCTGACGTATTCATTGGGTCTGCTGACCTCATGCACCGCAATCTGATCCGCCGGGTTGAGGCATTGGTCTCCATCACACACGAACGGCACGTCAACGGACTGATCACCCTCATTGACCGATCCATGTCCGATGAGGTTTCCACGTGGCATCTGGAACCCGACGACACATGGACTCGACGCCACCGCGGCAACAACGACATCCCACTGTCTGATATCCAACAAGAACTGATCACCCGGCAACGGCAACGACTCACCCTCGGACATTAACTCGTGGCATCACATCATTCACCCGCAGCACCTGCCGGGAAAGTCAGCGGTGGGCGCATCCATGGCGCTCTTGGCGTGGCTGCTGAACCGAAAACGACCGCACCAGTCATTGAGTGTGCTGGAGCCTTGGTGTGGCGCATCAAAGACGAAGATCTTCAGGTTCTACTGATTCACCGTCCCCGATACAACGACTGGTCATGGCCCAAAGGCAAACGCGACCCCGGCGAAGCTCTACCGTGCACCGCGGTACGGGAGGTAAAAGAAGAAACCGG
This window encodes:
- the mshD gene encoding mycothiol synthase, with the protein product MTTVLLTSTSGPLSDDAARSVRELVALETERLGVPPLSEQPLLNLRDPRARVVHIMDTQGGDVTGYAQLDVSREGGSLELTARCADRTQCVGALLNEAELIAQDHDVVVRPWVHGDDPDVTRVLAQRGYVPARTLLVLSRDLSLADTQALATPVVPEGFVCRRFDPISDADSLLAANSDAFSWHPEQGRLTHHDLSMRMKEPWFTPDHLHVVTPVSESARIVGFVWLKAEPHSRSIELYVLGVTEAAQGQGVGRFLTELATVTALNQGYPRLHLYVEADNTRALALYTQHGFAPMERHVNFTQPTGELGHEPPS
- a CDS encoding RNA degradosome polyphosphate kinase, producing MTERDDRGPQLDTELPGIEDLETDLDAAIAEHIAEEPEANLPPAEPAPLPEGRFVDRELSWLAFNQRVLELAEDPGVPLLERVRFAAIFASNLDEYFMVRVAGLKRRIATGLAVTSASGLTPRQTLDAISTRATKLMQRHANVFHNDLQPALADEGITLVTWDDLSSQEQDRLHKFFRKQIFPVLTPLAVDPAHPFPYISGLSLNLAVLLRNPTTDKEHFARVKVPPLLPRFIAVDAKGRPSAPDTHTVDPTSFVPLEDIIAHHLHYLFPGMEVVEYHTFRVTRNEDVEVEEDDAENLLKAMEKELLRRRFGPPVRLEVAKGITGRIRDLLVRELRITHDEVYTLQAPLDLTGLNLIADLDRADLHYPAFVPTTSRQLADVESATPSDIFGAIRRSDVLLHHPYDSFSTSVQTFLEQAAADPHVLAIKQTLYRTSGDSPIVDALIDAAEAGKQVLALVEIKARFDEQNNISWARKLERAGVHVVYGIVGLKTHCKLSLVVRQEADGLRRYCHVGTGNYNPKTARLYTDLGLLTCDPDVGQDLTRLFNQLSGYAPQSKFHRLLVAPRTVRTGLIARIDRETQAAQQGLPAWIKIKVNSIVDEQTIDALYRASQAGVSVDLVVRGICALRPGVPGLSENIRVRSILGRFLEHARIYAFANSLGADPNTPVLPGSAGIPGLPDVFIGSADLMHRNLIRRVEALVSITHERHVNGLITLIDRSMSDEVSTWHLEPDDTWTRRHRGNNDIPLSDIQQELITRQRQRLTLGH